A window of the Camelus dromedarius isolate mCamDro1 chromosome 5, mCamDro1.pat, whole genome shotgun sequence genome harbors these coding sequences:
- the CIPC gene encoding CLOCK-interacting pacemaker isoform X1, translated as MERKNPSREGPRRLSAKLSKGTEMKKVARHLGMAAAESDKDSGFSDGSSECLSSAEQMESEDMLSALGWSREDRPRPGFKPASSAFPTLSPMVVMKNVLVKQGGSSSQLQSWTVQPSFEVISAQPQLLFLHPPVPSPVSPCHAGEKKSDSRNYLPILNSYTKIAPHPGKRGLSLSPEEREGGTQKKVCTERLGPSLSSREPTKTGTVPSRPPTPAPPSARLAEDSALRGVPSLVAGGSPQTLQPVSSSHVAKAPSLTFASPASPVCASDSTLHGVESSSPLSPLSASYSSPLWAAEHLCRSPDGFAEQRQSKHRRFQNTLVVLHKSGLLEITLKTKELIRQNQATQVELDQLKEQTRLFIEAAKSRAPQAWARLQASLTSGSGHTGSDLEAFSDQPDI; from the exons ATGGAGAGGAAGAACCCATCCAGAGAGGGCCCTAGGAGGCTCTCGGCCAAACTcagcaaaggcacagagatgaAAAAGGTGGCTCGTCACCTTGGCATGGCAGCAGCTGAGTCAGATAAGGACTCTGGATTTTCAG ATGGGAGCTCAGAATGCCTGAGCTCGGCGGAGCAGATGGAGTCCGAGGACATGCTGAGCGCCTTAGGCTGGAGCCGAGAAGACAGGCCAAGGCCGGGCTTCAAGCCTGCGAGCAGTGCCTTCCCGACACTGTCCCCCATGGTTGTCATGAAGAACGTGCTGGTCAAACAG GGCGGCAGCTCATCCCAGCTCCAGTCGTGGACCGTCCAGCCCTCCTTTGAGGTGATCTCGGCACAGCCGCAGCTCTTATTCCTTCATCCACCTGTGCCGTCTCCCGTCAGCCCCTGTCACGCTGGTGAAAAAAAGTCGGACTCCAGGAACTACTTGCCCATTCTAAATTCTTACACCAAAATAGCCCCACACCCAGGCAAAAGGGGCCTTTCTCTCAGCCCGGAAGAAAGAGAAGGTGGAACGCAGAAGAAGGTCTGTACTGAGAGACTGGGGCCAAGCTTGTCTTCTCGCGAGCCAACCAAGACTGGCACTGTGCCATCCAGGCCCCCGACGCCAGCGCCCCCCAGTGCCAGGCTTGCCGAGGACTCAGCTCTCCGGGGTGTGCCATCCCTGGTGGCAGGTGGAAGTCCACAGACTCTTCAGCCTGTGTCCAGCAGCCACGTGGCTAAAGCTCCCAGCCTGACCTTTGCTTCCCCCGCCAGCCCCGTCTGCGCATCAGACAGCACGCTGCATGGGGTAGAGAGCAGCTCCCCGCTGTCCCCACTGTCGGCCAGTTACAGCTCACCTCTGTGGGCCGCAGAGCACCTCTGCCGCAGCCCGGATGGCTTTGCGGAGCAGCGGCAGAGTAAACACAGGCGCTTTCAGAATACCCTGGTGGTCCTGCACAAGTCTGGTTTGCTGGAGATCACTTTGAAAACCAAGGAGTTGATTCGTCAGAACCAAGCGACTCAGGTGGAACTAGACCAGCTGAAGGAGCAGACCCGGCTGTTTATAGAGGCCGCCAAGAGCAGGGCTCCTCAGGCTTGGGCCAGGCTGCAGGCGTCCTTAACATCAGGGTCAGGTCACACTGGCAGTGACCTAGAAGCATTCTCTGATCAGCCAGACATATAA
- the CIPC gene encoding CLOCK-interacting pacemaker isoform X2, translating into MRHWTRGSSGRGATTRVLDGSSECLSSAEQMESEDMLSALGWSREDRPRPGFKPASSAFPTLSPMVVMKNVLVKQGGSSSQLQSWTVQPSFEVISAQPQLLFLHPPVPSPVSPCHAGEKKSDSRNYLPILNSYTKIAPHPGKRGLSLSPEEREGGTQKKVCTERLGPSLSSREPTKTGTVPSRPPTPAPPSARLAEDSALRGVPSLVAGGSPQTLQPVSSSHVAKAPSLTFASPASPVCASDSTLHGVESSSPLSPLSASYSSPLWAAEHLCRSPDGFAEQRQSKHRRFQNTLVVLHKSGLLEITLKTKELIRQNQATQVELDQLKEQTRLFIEAAKSRAPQAWARLQASLTSGSGHTGSDLEAFSDQPDI; encoded by the exons ATGCGCCACTGGACCCGCGGGTCGTCCGGTCGCGGAGCGACGACCCGGGTCCTAG ATGGGAGCTCAGAATGCCTGAGCTCGGCGGAGCAGATGGAGTCCGAGGACATGCTGAGCGCCTTAGGCTGGAGCCGAGAAGACAGGCCAAGGCCGGGCTTCAAGCCTGCGAGCAGTGCCTTCCCGACACTGTCCCCCATGGTTGTCATGAAGAACGTGCTGGTCAAACAG GGCGGCAGCTCATCCCAGCTCCAGTCGTGGACCGTCCAGCCCTCCTTTGAGGTGATCTCGGCACAGCCGCAGCTCTTATTCCTTCATCCACCTGTGCCGTCTCCCGTCAGCCCCTGTCACGCTGGTGAAAAAAAGTCGGACTCCAGGAACTACTTGCCCATTCTAAATTCTTACACCAAAATAGCCCCACACCCAGGCAAAAGGGGCCTTTCTCTCAGCCCGGAAGAAAGAGAAGGTGGAACGCAGAAGAAGGTCTGTACTGAGAGACTGGGGCCAAGCTTGTCTTCTCGCGAGCCAACCAAGACTGGCACTGTGCCATCCAGGCCCCCGACGCCAGCGCCCCCCAGTGCCAGGCTTGCCGAGGACTCAGCTCTCCGGGGTGTGCCATCCCTGGTGGCAGGTGGAAGTCCACAGACTCTTCAGCCTGTGTCCAGCAGCCACGTGGCTAAAGCTCCCAGCCTGACCTTTGCTTCCCCCGCCAGCCCCGTCTGCGCATCAGACAGCACGCTGCATGGGGTAGAGAGCAGCTCCCCGCTGTCCCCACTGTCGGCCAGTTACAGCTCACCTCTGTGGGCCGCAGAGCACCTCTGCCGCAGCCCGGATGGCTTTGCGGAGCAGCGGCAGAGTAAACACAGGCGCTTTCAGAATACCCTGGTGGTCCTGCACAAGTCTGGTTTGCTGGAGATCACTTTGAAAACCAAGGAGTTGATTCGTCAGAACCAAGCGACTCAGGTGGAACTAGACCAGCTGAAGGAGCAGACCCGGCTGTTTATAGAGGCCGCCAAGAGCAGGGCTCCTCAGGCTTGGGCCAGGCTGCAGGCGTCCTTAACATCAGGGTCAGGTCACACTGGCAGTGACCTAGAAGCATTCTCTGATCAGCCAGACATATAA